In one window of Maribacter sp. BPC-D8 DNA:
- a CDS encoding TonB-dependent receptor, translated as MKKMYFALAAFLMTVTAFSQGPITGTVLDGDSNSPLPGATVIVKGTTNGTSTDFDGNFTINTSSASGTLVVSYIGFNSKQVAFTASGNIGSIVLEPNAEELEGVVVVGRGLIDLASDRQTPIAVSSIPVEIIQEKIGTQDITMTMVNTPSVYVSGQAGGFGDSDMRVRGFEQDNTAFLLNGQPINGMEDGKMYWSNWSGLNDIASGVQIQRGLGSSKLAISSVGGTVNFVTKATEMNEGGFAYATVANDNYIKTTAGYNTGVSEKGWGLSVMLSHWQGDGYNEGNYGEGQTYFISAGFRPNEKHGFNLLLTGAPQFHDQNFTKSIADYQQYGVRYNNNWGTYNGVYKTERRNFYHKPVANLNWDFTISDKSNLSTVLYASWGNGGGTGDRGNRIRTAEGRIDYDAIYAANGEIENGAGGYFTAGGGYVTRSSMNLHSWYGLITNFETKITDELSWNVGFDLRTYYGKHFRVVSDFHGLNSWAETVRLRDQNNNHERYGTFGTYKNVLATESFRPSGWAAAFDSYPDEQKIAYNNEERISYGGLFSQLEYATDNMSAFFQGSVSNQNHQRFDFFQYADQALIDGTSSQGTDEAIPAGITPGTDSEKVDNLGYNAKAGLSYKISEAHAFYVNTGYYNRQPYHDNIYLSFTNQVNPLTENEKIFGLEAGYGFKSSMFSANVNLYRTSWKDRVVSSSNIVDDVLQFTTNFGTEQLHSGVEVDFKFKPITDLTINGQFSAGNWEYVGDATTQVSDEDRNIISFENVDYDGGKVGGAAQLSGGLGFVYKINQKFSIDSDWRYYDNLYSDVGAVKENLKLPSYNLLDAGITFRVPLGADKLKQLKIRGNINNLFDTEYLSTLTTANFAEAGDVTYDGIAVSNQGYFGWGRTWNVTLRYEF; from the coding sequence ATGAAAAAAATGTATTTTGCATTAGCGGCATTTTTAATGACCGTAACTGCTTTTTCACAAGGACCAATTACTGGTACTGTATTAGATGGCGACTCAAATAGTCCGTTGCCAGGTGCTACAGTAATAGTAAAAGGAACAACAAACGGAACATCAACTGATTTTGATGGTAATTTTACAATTAACACAAGTTCTGCATCTGGAACTTTAGTAGTTTCTTACATTGGTTTTAATTCAAAGCAAGTTGCTTTTACTGCTTCAGGTAATATTGGTTCTATTGTTTTAGAGCCTAATGCTGAAGAATTAGAAGGTGTTGTTGTAGTTGGTAGAGGTCTTATTGACCTTGCTAGCGATAGACAAACACCAATAGCAGTATCATCTATTCCTGTTGAAATCATTCAAGAGAAAATTGGTACTCAAGATATTACGATGACAATGGTAAACACTCCATCTGTTTATGTATCTGGTCAAGCTGGTGGTTTTGGTGATTCTGATATGAGGGTTCGTGGTTTCGAACAAGATAACACTGCGTTTCTTTTAAACGGTCAGCCGATTAACGGTATGGAAGACGGTAAAATGTACTGGTCTAACTGGTCTGGGTTAAATGATATTGCAAGTGGAGTTCAAATTCAACGTGGTTTGGGTTCTTCTAAATTAGCAATTTCTTCTGTTGGTGGTACGGTTAACTTCGTTACCAAAGCAACTGAAATGAATGAAGGTGGTTTTGCATACGCAACGGTTGCTAACGATAACTACATTAAAACAACTGCGGGTTATAACACAGGTGTTTCTGAAAAAGGTTGGGGTTTAAGTGTTATGCTTTCTCACTGGCAAGGTGATGGTTACAATGAAGGTAACTACGGTGAAGGTCAGACTTACTTTATTTCTGCTGGTTTTAGACCAAATGAAAAGCACGGTTTCAACTTATTACTTACTGGTGCACCACAATTTCACGATCAAAATTTTACAAAATCTATAGCTGATTATCAGCAGTACGGTGTACGTTATAATAACAACTGGGGTACTTACAACGGTGTTTACAAAACTGAAAGAAGAAACTTCTACCATAAGCCTGTTGCTAACTTAAACTGGGATTTTACTATTAGCGATAAGTCTAACCTTTCTACTGTATTATATGCCTCTTGGGGTAACGGTGGTGGTACTGGTGACCGTGGTAATAGAATTAGAACTGCTGAAGGTCGTATAGATTACGATGCTATTTACGCAGCTAATGGTGAAATTGAAAACGGAGCTGGTGGTTATTTTACAGCTGGTGGTGGTTATGTTACTCGTTCTTCTATGAACTTACATAGCTGGTATGGTTTAATTACAAATTTCGAAACTAAAATTACAGATGAACTTTCTTGGAATGTAGGTTTCGATTTAAGAACATACTACGGTAAACACTTTAGAGTTGTTTCTGATTTTCATGGTCTTAATTCTTGGGCAGAAACAGTTCGTTTAAGGGATCAAAACAATAATCACGAGAGATACGGTACTTTTGGTACTTATAAGAATGTACTGGCAACAGAAAGCTTTAGACCTTCTGGTTGGGCTGCTGCTTTTGATTCTTATCCTGATGAGCAAAAAATAGCGTATAATAATGAAGAGCGTATTTCTTATGGTGGTTTGTTTAGCCAGTTAGAGTATGCAACAGATAATATGTCTGCATTTTTTCAAGGTTCGGTTTCTAATCAAAATCACCAAAGATTTGACTTTTTTCAATATGCAGATCAAGCATTAATTGATGGTACTTCTAGTCAAGGTACAGATGAAGCTATACCAGCAGGTATTACACCTGGTACAGATTCTGAAAAAGTAGATAACTTAGGGTATAATGCTAAAGCTGGTTTAAGTTATAAAATTTCAGAAGCTCACGCATTTTATGTAAACACTGGTTACTACAATCGTCAGCCTTATCATGATAATATTTACTTAAGCTTTACAAACCAAGTAAACCCTTTAACTGAAAATGAAAAGATTTTCGGCTTAGAAGCTGGTTATGGTTTCAAGAGTTCAATGTTCTCTGCTAACGTTAACTTGTATAGAACTTCTTGGAAAGATAGAGTTGTATCTAGCTCTAATATTGTTGATGATGTACTTCAGTTTACAACTAATTTTGGTACAGAGCAATTGCACTCTGGTGTAGAGGTAGATTTCAAATTTAAACCTATTACAGATTTAACAATTAATGGTCAGTTTTCTGCAGGTAACTGGGAATATGTAGGTGATGCTACAACGCAGGTTTCAGATGAAGACAGAAACATTATTAGCTTTGAAAACGTTGATTACGACGGAGGTAAAGTTGGTGGTGCTGCACAATTATCAGGTGGTTTAGGTTTTGTTTATAAAATCAACCAAAAATTCTCTATCGATTCTGATTGGAGATATTATGATAATTTATATTCTGATGTAGGTGCGGTTAAAGAAAATTTAAAATTACCTTCTTACAACTTATTAGATGCTGGTATTACTTTTAGAGTTCCATTAGGAGCTGATAAATTAAAGCAATTGAAAATAAGAGGTAACATTAACAATTTATTTGATACTGAGTATCTTTCAACATTGACTACTGCTAATTTTGCAGAAGCTGGTGATGTAACTTATGATGGTATTGCAGTATCTAACCAAGGTTACTTTGGTTGGGGTAGAACTTGGAACGTTACTTTGCGTTACGAATTCTAG